The Martelella sp. AD-3 genome includes a region encoding these proteins:
- a CDS encoding Gfo/Idh/MocA family protein gives MLRFAVVGIDHGHIFDHVNGLLAAGAEFAGYCEKTSVPELVDAFRRTYPDAPVVDRETIFGDDSIDVICIAAVPADRAGLAIRAMEAGKDVMVDKPGMTTGAQLAAVRETVGKTGRIFSVCFSERLCVPSAVKAGKLVTAGAIGKVVQTIGMGPHRKSAGQRPDWFFELDRFGGIIIDIASHQIDQFLFYTGSETAEVAAASIGNFATGDHPAFQDFGEVLLRSDHAAGYIRVDWFTPDGLPTWGDGRLTILGTDGYIELRKYVDICGRDGKDHLFLVDRTHTEYIDCSGEKLDYFDQFVTDVRERTETAMSQAHVFEVCRLSLEAQEKAHNITAR, from the coding sequence ATGTTGAGGTTTGCTGTCGTGGGCATCGACCACGGACATATTTTCGATCACGTCAACGGATTGCTGGCGGCAGGGGCCGAATTCGCAGGATATTGCGAAAAAACCTCGGTTCCAGAACTGGTTGACGCATTCCGTCGAACCTATCCCGATGCGCCCGTCGTCGACCGGGAGACGATTTTTGGCGACGACAGTATTGACGTCATCTGCATCGCCGCTGTTCCCGCAGATCGCGCCGGTCTCGCGATCCGGGCGATGGAAGCCGGCAAGGATGTCATGGTCGACAAGCCTGGTATGACCACTGGCGCGCAACTCGCGGCGGTGCGCGAGACGGTCGGAAAGACCGGCCGGATCTTCTCGGTCTGTTTCTCCGAGCGGCTCTGTGTTCCCTCCGCCGTCAAGGCCGGAAAACTGGTTACTGCGGGAGCGATCGGCAAGGTGGTGCAGACCATCGGCATGGGGCCGCACCGCAAGTCGGCGGGCCAGCGGCCGGACTGGTTTTTTGAGCTTGACCGGTTTGGCGGCATCATCATCGACATCGCCTCGCACCAGATCGATCAGTTCCTGTTTTACACCGGCTCGGAGACGGCCGAAGTCGCTGCCGCCAGCATCGGCAATTTCGCCACGGGAGACCATCCCGCCTTTCAGGATTTCGGCGAGGTTCTGCTGCGCAGCGATCATGCCGCCGGCTATATCCGCGTCGACTGGTTCACTCCGGACGGCCTGCCGACCTGGGGCGACGGCCGTCTCACCATTCTCGGCACGGACGGCTATATCGAGCTGCGAAAATATGTCGATATCTGCGGCCGCGACGGCAAGGACCACCTGTTCCTCGTTGACCGGACCCATACCGAATATATCGACTGTTCCGGGGAGAAACTCGACTATTTCGACCAGTTCGTCACCGATGTGCGCGAGCGGACCGAAACCGCCATGAGCCAGGCCCATGTTTTCGAGGTCTGCCGCCTGTCGCTCGAGGCTCAGGAAAAAGCCCACAACATCACCGCGCGCTGA
- a CDS encoding ABC transporter substrate-binding protein: MKLSAFAYPAAAGVFLACAAAASAQNGAATIFCDDTGFGCITMQPVVDRYNEEHPDLPVKLETVSYQAILESLPVQLESGEGPDGAIITDLGGLSRFYLDITPYVDAAQFEKDYGQTLSWLRGSDPDGAAIFGMPTSLTVNGAYVNKTLFEQASVPLPEEGATWDDWAVATTKVAEATNTDFPMEMDRSGHRFASFAISQGAELVDDEGRPVVDDGLRNAIEKFKAWHETGVMPMDLWGAVGGATHRELFADFLNANVVFYFGGSWNLGKMDAEVGDLFDWEVAPAPCGPSSCTVMPGGGALVAFKHTEHPEAMGAFINYLSQPENLTEVIAASVEIPASRSVGDAGVEYPGASERTQEALATFSAQVPKMADAAYRFQGWRYQRAMMNSLTTRISQVLNDELTVDEALARIETDVNLAIDAARGNQ, from the coding sequence ATGAAACTTTCAGCGTTCGCTTACCCGGCGGCGGCAGGCGTCTTTTTGGCCTGCGCCGCTGCCGCCTCGGCGCAGAATGGCGCCGCCACGATCTTCTGTGACGACACCGGCTTCGGCTGCATCACCATGCAGCCCGTGGTCGACCGTTACAACGAGGAGCATCCCGACCTGCCGGTCAAACTGGAAACCGTGAGCTATCAGGCCATCCTGGAGAGCCTGCCTGTCCAGCTCGAATCCGGCGAAGGGCCGGATGGCGCGATCATCACCGACCTCGGGGGCTTGAGCCGCTTCTATCTCGACATCACCCCTTATGTCGACGCGGCGCAGTTCGAGAAGGACTATGGCCAGACCCTTTCATGGCTGCGCGGCAGCGACCCCGACGGCGCCGCGATTTTCGGCATGCCGACCTCGCTGACGGTCAATGGCGCCTATGTCAACAAGACACTGTTCGAGCAGGCCAGCGTTCCCTTGCCGGAGGAAGGCGCAACCTGGGATGACTGGGCGGTTGCCACGACAAAGGTAGCCGAGGCCACCAACACGGATTTTCCGATGGAGATGGACAGGTCGGGCCACCGCTTCGCCAGCTTCGCCATCAGCCAGGGTGCCGAACTTGTCGATGACGAGGGTCGGCCCGTCGTCGATGACGGCCTGCGCAACGCGATCGAGAAATTCAAGGCGTGGCACGAGACCGGCGTGATGCCGATGGATCTCTGGGGGGCCGTTGGCGGCGCGACCCATCGCGAGCTCTTCGCCGACTTCCTCAATGCCAATGTCGTCTTCTATTTCGGCGGCTCATGGAACCTCGGCAAGATGGACGCCGAAGTCGGCGACCTGTTCGACTGGGAGGTCGCACCCGCGCCTTGCGGCCCGTCCTCCTGCACAGTGATGCCGGGCGGCGGCGCGCTGGTGGCGTTCAAACACACCGAACACCCGGAAGCCATGGGCGCCTTCATCAACTATCTGTCACAGCCCGAAAACCTCACCGAGGTGATCGCCGCCTCGGTCGAGATCCCGGCCTCCCGCTCGGTCGGCGATGCCGGCGTTGAATATCCGGGCGCTTCGGAGCGCACCCAGGAGGCGCTCGCCACCTTCAGCGCCCAGGTGCCGAAAATGGCCGACGCCGCCTACCGTTTTCAGGGCTGGCGCTACCAGCGCGCAATGATGAACTCGCTGACCACCCGCATCAGCCAGGTGCTCAACGACGAGCTGACGGTTGACGAGGCGCTGGCCCGTATCGAGACGGACGTCAACCTGGCGATCGATGCCGCCCGGGGCAACCAGTAA
- a CDS encoding carbohydrate ABC transporter permease, with translation MTASMQAGRMLANVAALPARLIEPAMSGVQKTIGIKRMPWIFLIPNLTAVLLFALLPVFINIFYSVTGSDRLYPVDRPFIGMANYETLLDCRNYLQPSTCSRDLFWRALGNSLVFVPTQVVLMIGISLLTAICLNREIRGRGFFRGVFFFPVMLSPVVVALTWQWILQRNGALNGLLESVGLGGVNWLVHADTAFAWAVAVTIWAHMGFYTIILLAGLQAIPRDVYEAAKMDSASHWRVFRRITLPLLLPVLLVVFVLCVIRSVQTFDELYVLTGGGPGSATMLMVQYIYEVGFAAQPRNFGLAAAASLLLGLVLLLFTALQLKFSRSARDG, from the coding sequence ATGACAGCAAGCATGCAAGCCGGCCGGATGCTGGCCAATGTCGCGGCCTTGCCCGCCCGGCTGATCGAGCCGGCTATGAGCGGGGTTCAAAAGACAATCGGCATCAAGCGGATGCCGTGGATTTTCCTGATCCCCAACCTGACGGCGGTGCTGCTGTTCGCGCTCCTTCCGGTCTTCATCAATATCTTCTATTCGGTCACCGGCAGCGACAGGCTCTACCCTGTGGATCGGCCCTTCATCGGCATGGCCAATTACGAGACCCTGCTCGATTGCCGGAACTATCTCCAGCCATCGACATGCTCGCGCGACCTGTTCTGGCGCGCCCTCGGCAACAGCCTCGTATTCGTGCCGACGCAGGTGGTGCTGATGATCGGCATTTCCCTGCTGACCGCCATCTGCCTCAACCGGGAGATCAGGGGACGCGGCTTCTTCCGGGGCGTGTTCTTCTTCCCCGTCATGCTGTCGCCGGTCGTTGTTGCGCTGACCTGGCAATGGATCCTGCAGCGCAACGGCGCGCTCAACGGGCTTCTGGAATCCGTGGGCCTCGGCGGCGTCAACTGGCTGGTTCACGCAGACACCGCCTTTGCCTGGGCCGTCGCGGTAACGATCTGGGCCCATATGGGGTTCTACACCATCATTCTTCTCGCAGGCCTGCAGGCGATCCCGCGCGATGTCTACGAGGCCGCGAAAATGGACTCGGCCAGCCACTGGCGGGTGTTCCGGCGCATCACCCTGCCGCTTCTCCTGCCGGTGCTTCTGGTGGTCTTCGTCCTGTGCGTGATCCGCTCTGTGCAGACATTCGACGAACTCTACGTGCTGACCGGCGGCGGCCCCGGCTCGGCCACCATGCTGATGGTCCAGTATATCTACGAGGTCGGCTTTGCCGCCCAGCCGCGCAATTTCGGCCTTGCCGCAGCCGCCTCTCTGCTGCTCGGCCTCGTGCTGCTGCTGTTCACGGCACTGCAACTCAAATTCTCCAGGAGCGCACGTGATGGCTGA
- a CDS encoding carbohydrate ABC transporter permease — MADLDDIRIARNRPSPGILGTIFGKRGGRKADWTDYVTYGYLLLGLVIMFAPVLWLVISSFKTPANLQDFPPTLLPVTTETVSVEGFDEPLPLYDVRTEDGETIRLAQIRRVGLNAQMIDPADPAAGRLVIKVANAEPVRKVRFTIDNYVNLLTTAGADIWRYVYNSLFITVVATVITLVMNSMAAFALSKYRFRGSTAALTAILATLMIPATVVLVPVYLIVAELGLVGSLWGVILPTVATPTGVFLLRQYMLTIPDELLEAARMDHASEWRIFWRIILPLSSPALAVVAIFSILSRWNDFLLPLIVLNNRESFTLQLALASFQTEFEIRYDLLLAMTTLTALPLAFAFIFLQRYITSGIASTGIK; from the coding sequence ATGGCTGACCTCGACGACATCCGCATCGCCCGGAACCGGCCGTCGCCAGGTATTCTGGGAACCATCTTCGGCAAACGCGGCGGCAGGAAGGCGGACTGGACCGACTACGTCACCTATGGCTACCTGCTGCTTGGCCTGGTCATCATGTTCGCGCCGGTGCTGTGGCTGGTGATCTCCTCGTTCAAGACGCCGGCCAATCTGCAGGATTTCCCGCCAACGCTGCTGCCGGTGACGACGGAAACGGTCTCCGTCGAAGGCTTCGACGAACCGCTGCCGCTCTACGACGTCAGGACCGAGGACGGCGAGACCATCCGGCTCGCCCAGATCCGGCGCGTCGGGCTCAACGCCCAGATGATCGATCCGGCCGATCCGGCGGCGGGGCGGCTCGTGATCAAGGTCGCCAATGCCGAGCCGGTGCGCAAGGTCCGTTTCACGATCGACAACTATGTCAATCTTCTGACCACGGCGGGCGCAGACATCTGGCGCTATGTCTACAATTCGCTGTTCATCACGGTCGTCGCCACGGTGATCACGCTGGTGATGAATTCGATGGCGGCCTTCGCGCTGTCGAAATACCGCTTCCGCGGCTCCACGGCGGCCCTGACGGCAATTCTGGCGACGCTGATGATACCGGCCACCGTGGTTCTGGTGCCGGTCTATCTGATCGTTGCCGAGCTCGGCCTTGTCGGCAGTCTTTGGGGCGTGATCCTGCCCACCGTCGCCACCCCCACCGGCGTGTTCCTGCTGCGTCAGTATATGCTCACCATTCCCGACGAACTGCTGGAGGCGGCGCGCATGGACCATGCCAGCGAATGGCGGATTTTCTGGCGCATCATCCTGCCGCTGTCCTCGCCGGCGCTGGCGGTGGTCGCGATCTTCTCGATCCTGTCGCGCTGGAACGACTTCCTGCTGCCGCTGATCGTGCTGAACAACCGGGAATCCTTCACGCTGCAGCTGGCCCTCGCTTCGTTCCAGACGGAATTCGAGATCCGTTACGACCTGCTTCTGGCGATGACGACGCTGACCGCCCTGCCGCTCGCCTTCGCCTTCATCTTCCTGCAGCGCTACATCACCAGCGGCATCGCTTCCACAGGCATAAAATAG